aacctgggttcctggcgctgtgagacagcactgtgccaccccaccttCAGCAAGGAATCTGGGGTTACAGCCACTGGGACAATCCCTGTCAATGCACTGTGTGTGTTACAAAGCAAAGTGCAAAAATACATCAGTTCCAGTACACAGCTTGCGTGAGTCGGTGCCAAATGCACAGTATAACCTGAATGCAACGTAACGCATTTTACACGATTAAAAGGTCCATCAATGCAGTTTGTTTGTTGAGCCACAGTATAACTGCAGGCAAGCAGAGCAAAACTTTAGAGAAAGGCTGAGCTTTGAAtttagaatatttttaatattaagAGCCGATGAGGAATAGAAACGAGACCTCACACCAATGTTTAGGTGCTGATATGAATATATTTTGCCCATGTATGTAaaatcctccctcccccacccccccagccagaGAAAAAGCACAGGAGCAGGTCACATAAATCCCGTGGCTCCAAATTGTAACTGAGCTTTAATACAATACCACCCTAATTATTTTTGCACGACTGGAAATGTGGTTTCCGTGCTGTGAAACAGCGGTAGCTGCTAAAACAACTGCGCTATGAACCATACAGAGTACAGACGAGGCAATAAGCATTGTTGCATCAGGTCACTGTGGCAAGACATCACAAGACATAGATTTCAATTTGTGCACCCCTTAAATGTCAAGCAAGGGAACAAGAGagcttgtttaaagtttattttacgcAGTCCTTCATGGAGTTGCCTCCTTAAAGCTTCAAACAAGTGAACATTTCTTTTCCCCCTCCCAGTCCAGTTCCAGCATGTAACCCCTTCAAGTACTGAGCATCCTTTCCAGCCTGCACAGCTAATACACTTGCTTTCTCCAAGAAATTATTTTTAACAATAGTTTTGCCATAAAAACTGACATAAGAGCACAGTTAAGGAAATCATAGGATAATGCTCAATTCACCTTTACTGTAGGaactaaaaatgtaaagattattGCATCTCTGTTTTGGTACAGAATTAATACTAATCCTCTGTCATGTTCTGGTCCATGGGGGAAGTGAAACATCAATCCTCGCAGCCTACGTTCCTTAAATAAAATTCCATTTGAACCTGTACAGCAGGTCATCTATTATTGTATTTTAAAGTTTAGATACTGTCCCACAGATCATAAATCCACAGCAGTTTCGCAACCTGCTGCAAGAACAAAGTATAACTTGTCTGATTCAGACAGCCAGTTCAACAAAAAGAAATCAGGATTCTTTTATTTCAAGATCGATAGCAAATCATAACTTGGGTTACCCATCTGTGCCTTTTCCTCCACCACTGAACGTGGTGACTTATCCCTCAATATTTTCCTGTTAGCCCAGTTCTCACTCGTAGTCATCGTCCACAGCCGCCTCCGGTTCGACCCTGGTGTTCTCGTAGAGGAACAGGAGCCGGTCAATCTCAGCCGGGGCCAGCTGGTTTCGCTTGgcgttcaccagattccctgctGCGCTGAACATACGCTGGGAAGGAATGCCGGTGGCAGGGATGCACCAGTACTTTTGCAGCAGTTTGCTCAAGGTGGGCAATAAAGCCACCCGGTTGGACCACCAGATGAGCGGATCTTCGCCCAGCTCCAGCACCTTCTGGGATTTGAAGTTGTTCAGTTCTTCCGCAACCTGGGAGTGCCACCCATCTTGGTCCTCGTCTCTGCTGCCCACCTGCCCAAAGATCTCTGCCAGCATGAAGTCGATGCTCCCGGTGATGTAGGGTTGCACCGAGACCGAGCGCCTTTTCAGTGGTGGCTCTTCAAGAGCAAAGCCCCCCTCTGCTCTCACAAAGctctcactccccttctccaagaGGGCCCTGGCTTCCTCCAAGATTTTGTTCTCAACCTGCTTTTGCTGTGCAGCCGTAAGGAACGGGACTTTCTTGTACCTGGGGTCGAGAAACGTCGCAGAGTGGAGGAAGAGCTCCAGCTCTGGGGACAACTGGTACACTTCGGACAACTCTTTGGCGATGGTCTCCTTCACAGCACTGAGCACGTGAGAGTCTGAATCGGCAGCTTTCAGCGTCGAGTTCAACAGGACGTGTAGGAGAGGTTTGACCAGACTAATGAGTGGGTATTTCGATCTGCCCATCATCTCGGTGGCCTGTTGAAATGGCTGCAGCAATTCCACCAGCCCGTCTATGGTGCTCCATTCACCGGCTTCTGGCATCAAGTGGTAATTCATGCTGTCCTCAAAGAGCACAGCCGCGATGGCCGTTTGCTGCTCCCTCAGCCGCTGTAGCATGAACAGGGTGGTTCCCCAAGTGCTACAGTCACTCACCAGTTGGTGCTGCAACAAATACTGTTGCTTCTGCTTCTCCCTCAACGTGTAAGCTGCCCGGGGCGTCACTTTAAAGTACTCGACCAGTTTGTTGCACTTCAGAAGGAGGGTGCAGAGTTTCGGGAGTTGGAGCGCTCGGTTTATCCCCAGATTAATGGTGTGACCGAAGCACGGCAGGTGGACGGGGAGATTCAGGAGGGAGCAGGCGTTCACCACGTTCTCGTTGCCGCTGCTGGTGGTGGCGCCCAACACGTTTTTGCTGATTCCCCACTCTCTGAAGGACTCGACAAGCGCGTGGGCCAAGTTCTCCGTGGTACACTCGTCCGCCACTTCGAACGTGGCGAGACACTTGGAAGAGAACTTTAGGGTGTTGGCGCCGCTGCCCGTGCACCCCAAGAAGTGGGCGGTCAAGGACATGTAGCATCGGTTTCGACCCTGTGCCGTCCACAGTTCGGCAGTCACGCCACACCACGCTGCCGCAGTCAAATCCTTCTCCACAGCCGTCCGGATAAGATGGTACCGCTCTGGGATGGCTTTGGACGAGAAATATTTCCTGCTGGGGAGCTCGTACCTGGGGTCTGCCATCTTCAATAGCTTTTTGAATGTTTGCTCCTCTACCACAGAGACGGGATACAGCCCTTCACAGATGAAACTGGTGACCATAGATGTCAATTCTTGGTGCCGTTTGCTGTCTTGGCTGTAGGAGGTCTTGAAGATTGCATCTTGGTTATTCAAGTACGTGCCTTCGGACTCAGATTTCAAAAGATTGGAGGTGAACGGCTCCCTCACGTGCTCGGCATTGCTCTTGACAACTTGGTGGAATTCACTGGGGTGATTCTTTTCAAGGTGGTAGGCGAGGTTGGAGGTGTTCCCTGAGTAAGCAATTTGAGCCCTGCAAACCCGGCAATATATCTTCTTCCACTGCAGTATGCATCCTTCAGCATCAGTGTCAAACCCAAAGTACTTCCAAACTTTACTTTTTGCTCTCGGGTGACAGACCAGCTTTAGGTCAGAGGTAGAACCTTCCGGAGTCTTGTGCTCCATGGCTCCTCTCTCGCAATTCTACACACAGAGCCTTTATCCATTTAATGTCAACCTGCCAACCAAAGAGAAGAGACGATATGATATTCAATTTTTGTTTCTTGAAAAAAAGAGCACATTATTTCAAAGATTTATAGACTGCAGGTTGAACAGCAACAACCTACCTGATCAGTTCTTAAGTAAAAAGAAATGACAAGACTGCAAAACGCGAAGGTAGGGCAACTGAACAGGCTGACTCGTGAGCTGATGCGTTGACAAGCAAACTGGATTTGCCAAGCAAGCATGCCAGGCTGATGCGTTAAGACAGGCGAACAATGCAAAACCTGAGATGTTTAACATATGGACAGAATTGCATACTGTTTACACACTGGTAGCTATTATCCTTGCCAGCAGCAAGTTGCCAAGCCTGTCATGGAAGGTCTCCACATTCAAAGCCTTtgcatttaaaaagaaaagtgaGTGCCTTTCCGTCCCAGCAACTACTCGAGCCGAATAAGTCTTTCTTTTCAAATTCTTAATCCGTGCTTGAAAAGGCCAGTTGCGGTTGAATAGACTGCTGATGTTCTTGGTCTGGGCTCACACAAGAACAGCAGCCATCTGAACGCAGAGAAGGAATAGTGGTCAAATGAACACATTGAAGAAAGTGAAAACAGAGACGGAACGAATGTGTTGTTGTTGGCCCACTCCTCCAAAAGCAGTGCGCTCAATCGTTAGTTCCTCAGACAATTGGGGCAGCCTGAGCGAACTCACTCACAACCGTCCTGTGCAGCCGAGTGAACTTGTTGCATTCTCGCTGACTGGTACAAGCATCTTCACCAGGAACTGAGCAAGGAAGCACTCCCACCTGAAAAAGCTGCCATGAAATCATGCAGTTTGTTAAGTTGCAGCTCCTGTTGTATCAATACAGCAAAATAAACAAGGTAATTCCGACAGCTGCAGTCAGGATTACAGCCCTGCAATGCAAAGTGCGGCATTAGTGAAGCCACCTTTATATGTATGAGCTTGCTAAACATGCTGCTTCAACAAACAGAAACAGCTAGCGAGTCACACAGTTAATGGCACAGTCGGTCCCATAATAATTCATGTTTATGTAGAATTATGTATAGAATACACATCACAGAAACACATCATTCGGCCGAGTCACACTGGTGTTTATAGAATATACTATGCATCTATCTACCTCACCTCAGCCTTCCTGCATATTTTCCTATTCCTTGGGAAATCTGAACAAATAACAAGAATAGAATCCTCCTGACGAAAGGTCGCTGAGCTGAAACATGGGCtgcaattctccggccgttcacaccccgctgccgctgccagagaggacggagaatttggcgtccagccaaatctccaatcactgcggcgggacgggagaatcctgctggcgtgaacggccagagaacccCACCCACTAATTGTGTTTCTCTGTCTGCTGatggctgccagagctgctgaggtaTTTCTAGTATTTATGCCTCGACTACTTAGTGCGGTAGTGGGTTTCACACTCAGACAACTCTCAGAGATTAATTCTTGAGGTTATGTTTAAAGAAACACCCTATTTACAAATGCAGCAACTAGTACAGCCTAAGTTTTCATTATCCTTTTACTGATTTGTGTCTTGGTTCTCGAAGCAACAGGTCTGATGACAATCTGGTAGAAGAGGTTTGGAGGATGCTGCTGTGTCCAGGAAAGATGTGTCACCACATGGGTGGAAAAAACAAGACTGTTAAAGAATTCTGGATAAGGACCATTAGTTCTGCTCTCTCACAACAATCTATCAGGAATCCGTACTTCTTGCATGTAGTTTTCACAGAGAAGAAATGCCCAGAAACAAACCAAACCATTTTCATGTTCTTCAAGTCACTCCCCTGATGGTTCAGTCATACAGATCAGATCGGGTTCATTCTCAGTATGAGATTGTAGCTGATCGCATTGAATTTGCGGCAAGGGGTTCCATCAATATCCCCGAGGCTAGCTGGAGAAGGAAGGTGCTTCAGCCAAGTTCTTTGTCCCGATTATTGACCTCTGTTGAAAACGGCAAGTCCACAGATGTCTGGTGTGAACAAAATTAGGCTTGACGGAGATACATTCCATTTGAGATTGGCCCATCAATATTCACTGATCTAATTGAAGCATGAAGGTCATCCAAATGGACATGCAGCAAGAGGACAGATGGCAGCCGTCAAACGGTAATCCAGCACAAGTCATCAAATACAGGAGACAAAGGTAGAAAATCAGAGACAagcttaggaacaggaggaggctatttagccTCTTGATAGCATGTTGGACCACtccataacatcatggctgacctaACTCCATATAGCCGCCTTTGCTCCAGGTCTCTTTctatcaatttcagatttaaGATTAACAATTGATCTTGCGTCAACTACCAGATGTGGAAGAGCAATGCAAACTGGTATCACCCTTTGCACGTACAAGTGTTCCAACGTCACCCTTGAAAAGCCTGGCTCTAATTTTCAGAACATCTACCTAGATTCTCCAACCAGCGGAACTAGTTTGTCGCTAACCTTTCATATTTTGAAAACTGGTCAAATCGCTTTTTAGTCTTTTaaccatagaaaataggaagaTAGGAAAAATAGATAAAATAGGAAAATAGGAAAAATAGAAAACTGTTACAGGAAGTCTAAtttgtacagatgcaccatagaaagcatcctttccaggtgtatcagagcttggtatggctcctgcactgaccaagaccgcaagggactacaaataattgtgaacgtagccaagtccataacgcaaaccagcctcccatccattgatccactgtctacacttcctgctgccttggaaaagcagccagcataattgattcgatttgatttattatcacatgtattagtatacagcgaaaattattgttttttgcgcactgtacagacaaagcataccgttcatagagaaggaaaggagagagtgcagaatggagtgttgcagtcatagctagggtgcagagaaagatcaacttaatacgaggtaggtccatgcaaagatctgatggcagcaggaaagaaactgttcttgagtcggttggtatgtgtcatcagacttttgtatctttttcccaacggaagaaggtggaagagggtatgtccggggtgtgtggtgtccttaattatgctggctgctttgccgaggcattgggaagtatagacatgtcaatgggtgggaggctggtttgcgtgatggattgggcttcattcatgaccctttgtagtttcttgcggtcttgaacagagcaggagccataccaaactgtgatacaaccagaaagaatgctttctatggtgcatctgtaaaagttggtgagagtcgcagctgacttgccaaatttccttcgtcttctgagaaagtagaggcgattgtgggctttcttaactatagtgtcggcatggggggaccaggacaggttgttgatctggacaccaaaaaacatgaagctcttgaccatttctacttcattcccggttgatgtagacaggggcatgtccttcactacacttcctgaagtcgatgacaatctccttcattttgttgacattgagggggagattattgtcattgcaccagttcaccagattctctagctcattcctgtactctgtctcgtcattgtttgagatccgacccactacgagttggagggaaatttggccacacagtcatagctatataaggagcatagtaaggggctgaggacacagccttgtggggcaccggtgttaaggattattgtagaggaggtgttgttgcctatcctgaaTCAAGGActtcatgcaccctggacattctctcttccatcttcttccatcgggaaaaagatacaaaggtctgaggacatgtaccaaccgactcaagaacagcttcttccctgctgccgccagacttttaaatggacctaccgcacattaagttgatctttctctgcaccctagctataactggaacactacatctgcaccctctcctttccgtctTCCCTAtatgctctatgaatggtatgctttgtctgtatagcgcgcaagaaacaatacttttcactgtatcccaataatgacaataataaatcaaatcaaataaaagaaAGTCAAATTCTGAATTGCAGAGAAAACAACCTTAATTtgtgccacctctccttgtaacttGGATTCCACTCATCATTGTAGTAAATCTGCGCTGCACTTCCTCCATTTCCTTCCATAGGTGTGGCACTTGCAATATACCAGACACgttctaaccagggctttgtattGCTGAAGTATGACTTCTACCTCTTTGTATTTTAACACTCTAGATATAAAGGCCGACATTCCTTTAGCCTTTTAGTTTACTTTTTATAGCTGAGACCAAAGTGAAAAAGAAATATTCACTGTAAATTCATGATGACCATTAAAATGTATCGCTGAGGCCAAGATTTCCCTCAGATAGCCCGAGCATTTCTTTTCCACATTAAGCAGACTTATGACTCTCTTGCTCTGCACTCCCTTCAGTAAATCTTGATGTTTCTGCTTAACGCACTTAGAAAATTGATGGACCTGAAATGTAATTTGTCATTTCAATTTTAACAGTCCACACACCATTTAACATCAGATTAGTCATAGATTATTAGTCTCCTGACCCTTGAATAACACACAAAATCAGCTTATTGTCATTGGTCTGCACAAAATATTAAAAGGAAGGACAAATATCTCAACTCTTAAGATCGTACAGCACCGCGGCATTAATCCAATTCACAGAGTCTTTTCCAGAAAAGGATCATCAAGAGCAATACAGTAAAGACTGTCTTGTCATCGTGAAACTTCTTACACGGTCTCATTTATAAAACTTCCCCATTGAAAAAGGAGATATGCATAAATACTCACAGCCCTGTATCACAATATATTCCGTTCCGTTACCGGAAGGAGGGGTTAGTATCTCCTGTAGCATCTTAATTCACTCATGTAAAATTCCTTTGTGCACTACTTTAACAACCATTAATCAGTTTGTCATAAACAACTATGTGAGAATAACAAGAAGCAATTTTACACAGCCGCATTAATCAGAGTGCTACCGGAGGGAATTATatctcaaagtttatttaataccAGCAGAGCTCCCATGATGATCAACACAGGGAGTCAAGATCAAGAGCAATAATCAATTGAAGCATGATTAGACGTCATGGGATAATAGAACCAGAACATGGGGAGGAAAGTCAATCCCTAATTTCCAAAGTTCTTCATTCTGTCCTGATTTCAATACAACACTTTGAATAACTATAGCTAAATAGCATACCTTATAGTAATTTGGGAGGCAGAGAAACAAGAGTTGGTTGAAGAATAGGAGCTGGGAGGTCTGAATCTAAGCTAGAATAGCATTAGCAGAAGGGTGGGCTGGGCGTACAGTGCACCAAGGATCCGGGGGGGGGGTTTCAATTAAAAATATGTACATtggaaaggggcggcacggtggcacacagcCTCTCAGCGCtcgggaaccgggttcaattcccggcttgggtcactgtttgtgcagagtctgcacgttctccccgtgtttgcgtgggtttcctcccacagtcccaaagacgtgctggttaggtgcattggccatgctaaattctccctcagtgtacccgaacagacgccagagtgtggcgactcgggaattttcacagtaacttcattgcagtgttaatgtaagccaacttgcgtccaataaataaactttaactttatttagaATGGAAACACCTAAAGCACAAGAAAATAAAGGATAGGCAAGTGCAAGCAAaaatataacatttttaaaataatttacagACAATTAGATGTGCATTATAAAGAAATAGAAACACAACCAGAGTATTGCATAGAAATTCTTAATTCAGTGTCTCAAATTATTTGGAGCACTGTCACGCTATGGCAAGATCTATAACCAGTAGTGCTTCACCCGAGTGTTACGTAGTTCAAAAAGAcaaagggcgcgatcttaccggtcgttcacgccacgctcccactgcagtgaggtcggagaatttggcacccagccaaatctccattcactgcagcaggatgggaaaatcctgccggcgtgaatgtTGGTAACATTCTGGTAAGTCtatcaatataaaataaaaatctaTTGTCAAGAGTTTCTTCTGATTCAAGTAAAGTGCAGTGCAAAAAGCACCTTCACACGTTGATCATTACAAGTACAGAACTTCGAGTGACAAAATGAATCAGTATCATAGCAAGGGATGAGTATGCCAGAGTCTATAAAGAGAAAAACTGGGTAAGGTCCATTGCAGATTCACATTTAGCACGGAAGCAATTTGTTTCTAACCACTGAAAATATTCTCAGTTTTCTGAACACACTGTAAACCTTTCTTGCAAGAATATTGAAGCCATTCTTGCACCAGGTAAAGTCCAGCAGCAGCAAAGGTATCAACTAGCCTCCTTTATTCtagacaggcggcacggtggcacagtggttagcactgctgtctcacagtgccagggacccgggttcaattcccggcttgggtcactgtgtgtgtggagtctgcaagttctccccatgtatgcatgggtttcctccgggtgctccggtttcctcccacagtctgaaagatgtgctggttaggcgcattgacccgaaaagacgccagactgtggcgactaggggaatttcacagtgacttcattgcagtgttaatgtaagccttacttgtgactaataaataaactttactttggatTTGCCActattatatatttaaatggttggatgattgctttaaaagctgagcacatgatttgatggtgatgtcattagggtgttttaCAAGCTGctattttagtttcagtttgtattctgtacaggcaagaggtcctggaataaatctgttgttagtttgaatctgtgcGTGCCAACCACGTCCTTTTTttctgtttaaaacccacaacccctaacatagctaggacattacaaaaagaaaactgGTGAGGAGTCAGGATTTAGTTTCTTCAAGAACATCGAGAAAAAATCCCAAAGGGAAGAAAAAAACATTGTGGCTCCTCACACTTTAAATCGTGAAAGTCTGGGCAGTAGCAAGAACAGGATTAAAGGTTAAAGCGCCAGTGAAAGAAGACAAAGTGAGTTGAAGAAGGATGGAAGCTCTCTATGGTTTTGAAAGAGGGGACTTTTCTGATCAGAGAAAgatgagattccaggcagtatatGGCACATTTGAAAAGAAGGCATGCTTTGCTGAACGGCTGGAGTTGTTTGAAATCAAAATACGTCAAATCACGGTTTCCAAGGTAAAAAGGGGAGTATCAGGAAGACAGTTACTGAGCCGTCTGGACTAACTAGTGTTTGCAATAGAAATGGCAGATCAATTAAGATCCATGGGTCCTTCctatgaagaaaatgaatcacgGAGTTCCTACACAGAGCAGTTTCAGTACTTTTTACAAGCGAGTAAAATTGAGGGCGAGCTACtcgtaccagcttttctcagtacaacaGGAAGTAAAACTTTCAAATTTGCTCTGGAACtcggttcatccagcaaagccaggaaccaaaacctACAATGGCTTGACAAAGaaccttgaagagcattactctccaaagccactgatcatcacAGAACAGTTCAGGATccactgaaggaatcaagtggaaggtggaagcattgctcagtttgtggcaaccttaaaagggctggcacaacattgttaGTTGAGAGAGTCATTAGAAGATTCTCTTCGAGAGCTTGggatctccaaaatgaggctatccaaagaagattgcgaACAcgttttgactttaaagacagcagtagaaatcacaGTCGCTTCCACAGATATATTACGCCATAATGAATTTTGACTAGAAATACAGCACAAAAATAGACCATTCAACTCAACTGGACTATGTCAACGTTTAGGCTCCACAACAGAATCCTCCCATTCTACTTCCTCGGATTGTTTCACCATTCTATTATACCACCTTCCCCTTAGTCACCCACCCTGCCACAGTCATATCTGAAAGACTGAATTCCTGTGCACAGCACCTGTGAAAAAAAAGGCAATGTTTTCAATATCTCCATTATCTCAATCACCTTGTTCAGACATCAATTTAGCTCCTTCAGTACCGTGATGAACAAGCAACTATTGTTCAACATGGCAATAGCAAATTTAAATGATCACAATTAATTGCTCATTTCATGTACAAGTGGCAGCACAATAGTACTCCCATTCAGTGCACACCAATGTTTCCCTGCACATTAACAATATGATCTCaaactgtgctgttgtgtttttatttaattatttcacGGGATATAGACATCTctggctagaccagtatttattgcacatccctaactggtggtggtgagctgccttcttgaactgctgcagtccttccgatgtaggtacagccacagtgctgttaggaaggcagttccaggattttgatccagcgacagtgaagggacagcgatgtatttccaagtcgggatagtgtgtggcttgaaAGTGAATTTGCagacggtggtgttcccatgcgtctgctgcccttgttcttccaggtggcacaggtcacagatttggaaggagCTTTGGTCAGTTTCGACAGTACATCTTCCTGCCACTGTGCGCAGTGTTGGAGGGAGTTAATGTTGAAggcggtggatggggtgccaatgaaattgggtactttgtcctggatggtatcgagctccatatgtgttgttggaactgcactcatccaggcaagtggagaatattccatcacactcctgacgtgtgacttgtggatggtgggcagactttggggagtcaggagctgggGTACTCTCCACAGATTTCCcactctctgacctgctcttgtagtagagtatttatatgactggtccagttcagtttctggtcaatattaATCCCCAGAAACGTTGATATTCagtgattcagcaatggcaatgccttTGAATGACAAAGTCAGATGgtcagattctcttttgttggagatggtgtggcgcaaatgttacttgccgcttttcagcccaagcctgaatgttgtcaagGTCCTGCTGCTTATAGATGCAGACTGGTTCAGTGTCTGACGGGATACAAGTaacgctgaacattgtgcagtcatccctgaacatcctcacttctgaccttatgatgtagggaatatcattgacgaagcagctgaaaatggttgggttgggctgaggacattaccctgaggaacttctgcagcaaagtcctgggactgagatgattgacctctaatcaccacaaccatcttcctttgtgccagatatgagatttccccctgattcccgttGATTTCAGCTTttctagggcttcttgatgccagacTCAATCAAAtgttaccttgatgtcaagggcaatcactatCACCgagttcagctcttctgtccgtttttgaaccaagactgtaatgaggtcaggagctcagCAGCCTGGTGGAACCtaaacttagtgtcagggagaaggttattgctgagtaaatggcACCTAATAACAATGTTCCCTCATCACCTGCCAATGACCCAGTCTAACAGCTATTTTCCAAAGGACATTGCCAACTTGGGTCACCACTGGTGCTACtgaaccactcttggtgatggatattgaaatgccccatccagagtacattctgagcTCTTGCCACCCACTGTTTCCTCCAGTGGTACTCAATGTGGCAGAATACTGATCCATCAGCTGGGGGGGGATGGTACGTGCTAatcagcagcaggtttccttgcccatgtgtgATCTGATACCATGGGTCTTCATCGGGTCCAGAATCAATATTACGGGTTTCCAcgacaactccctcccaactgtatgcCACTGTGCCTCCTCCACTGGTGGGTCTGCCCTGTCAAAGGATAGGACATACCCAGGATGGTGATAGtggtggtggtgtctgggacgttGTCTGTAGGTGTGATTCTGTCAGTGTGACCatgtcaggctattgcttgactGGTTGGTGCGaccgctctcccaattttggcacaagcccccaaatGTTAGTCAGGTGGACTTTGCAGTGTTGACAGAGcttatagaacatatagaacatagaaagccacagcacaaacaggcccttcggcccacaagttgcgccgatcacatccccacctctaggcctatctatagccctcaatcccattaa
The sequence above is drawn from the Mustelus asterias chromosome 10, sMusAst1.hap1.1, whole genome shotgun sequence genome and encodes:
- the LOC144499881 gene encoding E3 SUMO-protein ligase ZBED1-like; amino-acid sequence: MEHKTPEGSTSDLKLVCHPRAKSKVWKYFGFDTDAEGCILQWKKIYCRVCRAQIAYSGNTSNLAYHLEKNHPSEFHQVVKSNAEHVREPFTSNLLKSESEGTYLNNQDAIFKTSYSQDSKRHQELTSMVTSFICEGLYPVSVVEEQTFKKLLKMADPRYELPSRKYFSSKAIPERYHLIRTAVEKDLTAAAWCGVTAELWTAQGRNRCYMSLTAHFLGCTGSGANTLKFSSKCLATFEVADECTTENLAHALVESFREWGISKNVLGATTSSGNENVVNACSLLNLPVHLPCFGHTINLGINRALQLPKLCTLLLKCNKLVEYFKVTPRAAYTLREKQKQQYLLQHQLVSDCSTWGTTLFMLQRLREQQTAIAAVLFEDSMNYHLMPEAGEWSTIDGLVELLQPFQQATEMMGRSKYPLISLVKPLLHVLLNSTLKAADSDSHVLSAVKETIAKELSEVYQLSPELELFLHSATFLDPRYKKVPFLTAAQQKQVENKILEEARALLEKGSESFVRAEGGFALEEPPLKRRSVSVQPYITGSIDFMLAEIFGQVGSRDEDQDGWHSQVAEELNNFKSQKVLELGEDPLIWWSNRVALLPTLSKLLQKYWCIPATGIPSQRMFSAAGNLVNAKRNQLAPAEIDRLLFLYENTRVEPEAAVDDDYE